The Geomonas ferrireducens genome includes a window with the following:
- a CDS encoding CidA/LrgA family protein yields MARNLLNIIWQTALLWLVFRLGVYLVGALHLALPGNVAGMLIMFALLTSGLVKPRYIETASGFLLKHFAFFFIPISVGLMSFGSLMRQSGLELLIILLVSAALGVAVTGTSVQLLQKRREP; encoded by the coding sequence ATGGCAAGAAACCTCCTGAACATAATCTGGCAGACCGCACTGTTGTGGCTGGTTTTTCGTCTTGGCGTGTACCTGGTCGGGGCGCTGCATCTAGCCCTTCCGGGCAACGTCGCGGGGATGCTGATCATGTTCGCCCTGCTGACCTCCGGCCTCGTTAAACCTCGCTACATCGAGACCGCGAGCGGATTCCTGCTCAAGCATTTCGCCTTCTTCTTCATTCCGATCTCGGTGGGGCTCATGTCGTTTGGCTCGTTGATGCGCCAAAGCGGTCTGGAACTTCTCATCATCCTCCTGGTAAGCGCGGCGCTCGGCGTGGCGGTCACCGGAACGTCGGTGCAACTGCTGCAAAAGAGGAGGGAGCCTTGA